Proteins from a single region of Antechinus flavipes isolate AdamAnt ecotype Samford, QLD, Australia chromosome 2, AdamAnt_v2, whole genome shotgun sequence:
- the LOC127549280 gene encoding myb/SANT-like DNA-binding domain-containing protein 7, whose product MDPEYLKDNVMQLRHRDQNLRDLDTLMEEEARVQEVPQDLTIRQHSTWWEAEETDVSHLPIKTENNEEPVDQTPGYSQDFTCNTSCSFLKEENVPLSSSMATAGASCKAEPENDTCQSPSFLSFSSSKTPEDGPLPNQPPPRRIRQRRRSLANTISAEMARNRRLTWDLARRSEAHLDRLIAIGERANAQREVDNSLRRESVIAVNQLATTVEGAISALHQFNELLDHSLNPGKS is encoded by the exons ATGGACCCTGAATACTTGAAGGACAATGTTATGCAGCTCAGACACAGAGACCAGAACCTAAGAGATTTGGACACCCTCATGGAAGAAGAAGCCAGAGTCCAGGAGGTCCCACAGGATCTCACCATAAGACAACACTCAACATGGTGGGAAGCAGAAGAGACTGATGTGAGCCACCTCCCCATCAAGACAGAAAATAATGAGGAACCTGTGGATCAGACTCCAG GCTATTCTCAAGATTTCACTTGTAATACATCTTGCAGCTTCCTCAAGGAAGAAAATGTGCCTCTGAGTTCCTCTATGGCCACAGCAGGTGCGTCCTGCAAAGCAGAGCCCGAAAATGATACTTGCCAATCCCCCagttttttgtccttttcttcttctaagaCTCCTGAGGATGGACCTTTGCCCAACCAACCTCCTCCTCGGCGAATAAGGCAGAGGCGGCGCTCCTTAGCCAACACTATCTCTGCTGAAATGGCCAGGAACAGGAGGTTAACGTGGGATCTAGCCAGACGTTCAGAGGCACATCTGGACAGATTAATTGCCATTGGAGAACGAGCTAATGCTCAACGTGAGGTTGACAATTCTCTCCGCAGAGAATCAGTGATAGCAGTAAACCAATTGGCTACAACTGTGGAGGGAGCAATAAGTGCTCTGCACCAGTTTAATGAACTTCTGGACCATTCTCTAAACCCTGGGAAATCCTAA